One Halorientalis litorea DNA segment encodes these proteins:
- a CDS encoding 30S ribosomal protein S19 produces MSSEYQIGHEGEFSYRGHTLDELQEMDLEEVAELLPARQRRSITRGLSVEKQKLLEEAREAGEEETANDPIRTHLRDMPVLPEFVGITFAVHNGQSFERVQVEPEMLGHYLGEFQLTRSDVEHGQAGIGATRSSKFVPLK; encoded by the coding sequence ATGAGTTCTGAGTATCAAATCGGTCACGAGGGAGAGTTCTCCTATCGCGGCCACACGCTAGACGAGTTGCAGGAGATGGACCTCGAGGAAGTCGCGGAACTGCTCCCCGCACGCCAGCGGCGAAGTATCACGCGCGGCCTGTCCGTCGAGAAGCAGAAACTGCTCGAAGAAGCCCGCGAGGCTGGCGAGGAGGAGACGGCCAACGACCCAATCCGAACGCACCTGCGCGACATGCCGGTGCTGCCGGAGTTCGTCGGCATCACCTTCGCCGTCCACAACGGGCAGAGCTTCGAGCGTGTCCAAGTGGAACCCGAGATGCTCGGTCACTATCTCGGCGAGTTCCAGCTCACCCGGTCGGACGTCGAGCACGGACAGGCCGGTATCGGGGCGACACGCTCCTCCAAGTTCGTGCCACTCAAGTAA
- a CDS encoding 50S ribosomal protein L3: protein MPQPSRPRKGSLGFGPRSRAAGEVPRFNTWPDDDGQPGLQGFAGYKAGMTHVVLINDEPESPREGMEETVPVTVVETPPMRAVALRAYEDTPYGKRPLTEVWTDEFHAELDRALDLPGDQGAETTGDDLREAVDRGDVADVRVITHTVPDDIPGVPKKRPDVMETRVGGGSLEDRVEFGLDLVADGGEHAMTDVFRAGEYMDVSGITKGKGTQGPVKRWGVQKRKGKHKRQGWKRRIGNLGPWNPSRVRSTVPQQGQTGYHQRTELNKRLVDLGEGDDATVDGGFVNYGEVDGPYALVKGSLPGPDQRVLRFRPAVRPTDQPRLDPEVRYVSTESNQG, encoded by the coding sequence ATGCCACAACCAAGCAGACCACGAAAAGGCTCGCTGGGCTTCGGCCCGCGTAGTCGTGCGGCTGGCGAGGTGCCGCGGTTCAACACCTGGCCGGACGACGACGGACAGCCGGGTCTCCAAGGGTTCGCCGGGTACAAGGCCGGTATGACACACGTCGTTCTCATCAACGACGAACCCGAGTCCCCGCGCGAGGGGATGGAAGAGACCGTTCCGGTGACCGTCGTCGAGACGCCGCCGATGCGCGCCGTCGCGCTGCGAGCATACGAAGACACACCGTACGGCAAACGGCCGCTCACGGAAGTCTGGACCGACGAGTTCCACGCGGAACTCGACCGCGCTCTGGACCTGCCGGGCGACCAAGGTGCCGAAACAACCGGCGACGACCTGCGCGAGGCAGTCGACCGCGGCGACGTCGCCGACGTGCGTGTCATCACGCACACCGTCCCCGACGACATCCCGGGCGTCCCGAAGAAGCGACCCGACGTGATGGAGACGCGAGTCGGCGGTGGCTCGCTCGAAGACCGCGTCGAGTTCGGCCTCGACCTCGTGGCGGACGGCGGCGAACACGCCATGACGGACGTGTTCCGCGCGGGCGAGTACATGGACGTGTCCGGCATCACGAAAGGCAAGGGGACGCAGGGTCCCGTCAAACGCTGGGGCGTCCAAAAGCGCAAGGGTAAACACAAGCGACAGGGCTGGAAACGCCGCATCGGCAACCTCGGCCCGTGGAACCCCAGCCGCGTTCGGTCGACAGTGCCCCAGCAGGGCCAGACCGGCTACCACCAGCGGACGGAACTGAACAAGCGTCTCGTCGACCTCGGTGAGGGCGACGACGCGACCGTCGACGGCGGCTTCGTCAACTACGGCGAGGTCGACGGTCCGTACGCGCTGGTCAAGGGCTCGCTCCCCGGGCCGGACCAGCGCGTCCTGCGCTTCCGTCCCGCCGTGCGACCGACCGACCAACCGCGCCTCGACCCCGAGGTGCGCTACGTCTCGACGGAGAGTAACCAAGGATGA
- a CDS encoding 50S ribosomal protein L23 produces MSSVLHHPHVTEKAMDKMDFQNKLEFIVDADANKADIADAIEAQFDVGIVDVNTMVTMKGTKKATVQLSEEDDAEEVASRIGVF; encoded by the coding sequence ATGAGTTCGGTCCTCCACCACCCACACGTCACCGAGAAGGCGATGGACAAGATGGACTTCCAGAACAAACTGGAGTTCATCGTCGACGCCGACGCGAACAAGGCGGACATCGCCGACGCGATAGAGGCGCAGTTCGACGTGGGCATCGTCGACGTGAACACGATGGTCACGATGAAGGGCACGAAGAAAGCGACGGTGCAACTCTCGGAGGAGGACGACGCCGAGGAAGTCGCCTCCCGAATCGGGGTGTTCTGA
- a CDS encoding 50S ribosomal protein L22: MGISYSIDTDPDTTAKAMLRDRQMSHKHSKAIAREIKGMTASDAVSYLEAVVDGDRSVPFRQHNSGVGHRNDIDGWDAGRFPEKASEAFIDLLENAIGNADHQGYDGENMEILHVAAHKVGESQGRKPRAMGRATEWNTPEVDVELVLQDPDAEGDA, from the coding sequence ATGGGAATCAGCTACTCCATCGACACGGACCCGGACACCACCGCGAAAGCGATGCTTCGGGACCGGCAGATGAGCCACAAGCACAGCAAAGCCATCGCCCGGGAAATAAAGGGCATGACCGCGAGCGACGCGGTGTCGTACCTCGAAGCGGTCGTGGACGGCGACCGCTCCGTCCCCTTCCGCCAGCACAACTCCGGCGTCGGTCACCGCAACGACATCGACGGCTGGGACGCGGGCCGCTTCCCGGAGAAAGCCAGCGAGGCGTTCATCGACCTGCTCGAGAACGCAATCGGCAACGCCGACCACCAGGGCTACGACGGCGAGAACATGGAGATTCTCCACGTCGCCGCCCACAAAGTCGGCGAGTCACAGGGTCGCAAACCCCGCGCGATGGGGCGTGCGACCGAGTGGAACACGCCGGAAGTGGACGTCGAACTCGTCTTGCAGGACCCGGACGCGGAGGGTGATGCCTGA
- a CDS encoding DUF6149 family protein, whose translation MKIRQNVRHWAAKKALTMPVVGQKTNDWLVDLHTKVFLDKADEARQAERRAHLDDFFDATMDTYVAALEAGYPEAEAREITHVQANFDFYNHGWTEMMEFPSDELVDHYERYRDFFETHGITIADPLGAFRPASGVADAPSTPEKLDDPEHPHAEGGFADDVYVETDDGEVVVGGQDEPENVDVGDAPGVAADDVDEADAD comes from the coding sequence ATGAAGATACGCCAGAACGTCCGCCACTGGGCCGCTAAAAAGGCTCTGACCATGCCGGTCGTCGGACAGAAAACCAACGACTGGCTGGTCGACCTGCACACGAAGGTCTTCCTCGACAAGGCCGACGAGGCCCGCCAAGCGGAACGCCGCGCTCACCTCGACGACTTCTTCGACGCCACGATGGACACCTACGTCGCGGCACTGGAGGCGGGCTATCCCGAGGCCGAGGCTCGGGAGATTACCCACGTGCAGGCCAACTTCGACTTCTACAACCACGGCTGGACCGAGATGATGGAGTTCCCCAGCGACGAACTGGTCGACCACTACGAACGCTACCGCGACTTCTTCGAGACCCACGGCATCACCATCGCCGACCCACTCGGGGCGTTCCGGCCCGCCAGCGGCGTCGCCGACGCCCCGTCGACGCCCGAGAAGCTGGACGACCCAGAACACCCCCACGCGGAGGGCGGCTTCGCCGACGACGTGTACGTCGAAACCGACGACGGCGAGGTGGTCGTCGGCGGACAGGACGAACCCGAGAACGTCGACGTCGGGGACGCCCCCGGCGTCGCAGCCGACGACGTGGACGAAGCCGACGCCGACTGA
- a CDS encoding NAD(P)/FAD-dependent oxidoreductase → MIGVVGGGLAGLAAAYRLQRAGHEVQVFEAGESVGGLAATYETAGDPIETFYHHLSKSEETIVELAAELGLGDRIEWRVGKNAYYVDGVVHPLDTPWEIAAYPHLSLRDKFRLAMLTLEVDARGWLPAFDTYDDLQDFEDVPVEEFLVEHTTRGVYENFWQPLLDAKFGSRTDDVSAAWLLGRVKFRGERDLLRGEILGYLDGGFAPFVDALVDAVGREQVTTGARVTDLGIADGAVQSLTVEDATGVRTHDVDAAVVAAMPNVLESLTGYPCDIDFQGTVCSVWSMDESLTDTYWLNIADDAPFGVFIEHTNFVPPERYGGEHLYYTASYVQDPSEDLWGMDDDTVETHWQEGIADLFPQFDPASVNWVETARNPRTAPVYERGYLDMVVPYDLGDAVADGVYYAGMASRAQYPERSLNGAIEAGFAAADALDSE, encoded by the coding sequence ATGATAGGCGTCGTCGGGGGTGGTCTCGCGGGACTGGCTGCGGCCTACCGGCTCCAGCGTGCGGGCCACGAGGTGCAGGTGTTCGAGGCGGGCGAGTCTGTCGGCGGCCTCGCGGCCACCTACGAGACGGCGGGCGACCCCATCGAGACGTTCTACCACCACCTCTCGAAGTCCGAGGAGACAATCGTCGAACTGGCCGCGGAGTTGGGGCTGGGCGACCGGATAGAGTGGCGCGTCGGCAAGAACGCCTACTACGTCGACGGCGTGGTCCACCCGCTCGACACGCCGTGGGAAATCGCGGCCTACCCGCACCTCTCGCTCCGGGACAAGTTCCGGTTGGCGATGCTCACCCTCGAAGTCGACGCGCGCGGGTGGCTCCCCGCCTTCGACACTTACGACGACTTGCAGGACTTCGAGGACGTGCCGGTCGAGGAGTTCCTCGTCGAGCACACGACGCGGGGCGTCTACGAGAACTTCTGGCAACCGCTGCTCGACGCGAAGTTCGGGTCCCGGACGGACGACGTGAGCGCGGCGTGGCTACTCGGCCGCGTGAAGTTCCGCGGCGAACGGGACCTGCTGCGCGGGGAGATTCTGGGCTATCTCGACGGCGGGTTCGCCCCCTTCGTCGACGCGCTGGTCGACGCCGTCGGCCGGGAGCAGGTCACCACCGGCGCGCGAGTGACCGACCTCGGCATCGCGGACGGTGCAGTCCAGTCGCTGACAGTCGAGGACGCGACGGGCGTCCGGACACATGACGTGGACGCGGCCGTCGTGGCCGCGATGCCGAACGTGTTGGAGTCGCTGACGGGCTACCCCTGCGACATCGACTTTCAGGGGACGGTGTGTTCGGTTTGGAGCATGGACGAGTCACTGACCGACACCTACTGGCTGAACATCGCCGACGACGCCCCGTTCGGCGTGTTCATCGAGCACACGAACTTCGTCCCACCCGAGCGATACGGCGGCGAACACCTCTACTACACGGCCAGTTACGTGCAGGACCCGAGCGAGGACCTGTGGGGGATGGACGACGACACCGTCGAAACGCACTGGCAGGAGGGTATCGCGGACCTGTTCCCGCAGTTCGACCCCGCGAGCGTGAACTGGGTCGAGACGGCCCGGAACCCGCGGACTGCACCGGTCTACGAGCGGGGATATCTCGACATGGTGGTTCCCTACGACCTCGGCGACGCGGTGGCGGACGGCGTCTACTACGCCGGGATGGCAAGTAGAGCGCAGTACCCCGAGCGAAGCCTGAACGGAGCCATCGAAGCCGGGTTCGCGGCGGCGGACGCCCTCGACAGCGAGTGA
- the rpl4p gene encoding 50S ribosomal protein L4 gives MKATVRTLDGDSEEYREIPDVFETPLRPDLVRQAVDAAQANRKQDYGSDDYAGLRTPAESFGSGRGSAHVPREGGKARRVPQTVGGRRAHPPKTEKDRTKSLNDKTRQLAVRSAIAATADADTVRERGHEFEDGVELPVVVDDEFEDLEKTQAVVDVLETLGLAADIERADDTKIKAGQGKARGRKYRRPSSILFVTSEEPSRAARNLAGADVATAGEVNAEDLAPGGHPGRLTVWTESAVEEVGDR, from the coding sequence ATGAAAGCGACAGTACGCACTCTGGACGGCGACAGCGAAGAGTACCGGGAGATTCCGGACGTCTTCGAGACGCCGCTTCGACCGGACCTCGTCCGGCAAGCGGTCGACGCCGCACAGGCGAACCGGAAACAGGACTACGGGAGCGACGACTACGCTGGCCTCCGAACGCCGGCCGAGTCGTTCGGCTCCGGTCGTGGGAGTGCCCACGTCCCCCGCGAGGGTGGCAAGGCACGCCGCGTCCCACAGACCGTCGGTGGGCGACGCGCCCACCCGCCCAAGACCGAGAAGGACCGCACGAAGAGTCTCAACGACAAGACGCGCCAACTCGCCGTCCGCTCGGCCATCGCGGCCACGGCGGACGCCGACACCGTGCGCGAGCGCGGGCACGAGTTCGAGGACGGCGTCGAACTTCCCGTCGTCGTCGACGACGAGTTCGAAGACTTGGAGAAGACCCAAGCGGTCGTCGACGTGCTGGAGACGCTCGGCCTCGCGGCCGACATCGAGCGCGCAGACGACACGAAGATAAAGGCCGGACAGGGGAAGGCGCGCGGACGCAAGTACCGCCGCCCGTCCTCGATTCTGTTCGTGACGAGCGAGGAACCGTCTCGGGCCGCCCGCAACCTCGCGGGCGCGGACGTGGCGACGGCTGGCGAGGTCAACGCCGAAGACCTCGCACCCGGCGGCCACCCCGGACGGCTGACCGTCTGGACGGAGAGTGCCGTCGAGGAGGTGGGCGACCGATGA
- a CDS encoding 50S ribosomal protein L2, which translates to MGRRIQGQRRGRGGPTFRAPSHRYKADLSHRTVEDADVVSGTVVDIEHDPARSAPVAAVEFEDGDQRLVLAPEGVGIGEQIQVGISASIEAGNTLPLAEIPEGVPVCNVEANPGDGGRFARASGVSAQLMSHDRSVAVVQLPSGEVKRLDPDCRATIGVVAGGGRTEKPMVKAGNKHHKMKARGTKWPNVRGVAMNAVDHPFGGGGRQHPGRPKSVSRNAPPGRKVGDISSRKTGRGGKGGDSQ; encoded by the coding sequence ATGGGACGACGAATTCAGGGACAACGACGCGGACGCGGTGGCCCGACGTTCCGGGCCCCGTCGCACCGCTACAAGGCGGACCTCTCGCACCGGACAGTCGAAGACGCCGACGTGGTCTCGGGCACGGTCGTCGACATCGAACACGACCCCGCCCGGAGCGCGCCGGTCGCGGCCGTCGAGTTCGAGGACGGCGACCAGCGACTCGTCCTCGCGCCCGAGGGCGTGGGCATCGGCGAGCAGATTCAGGTCGGCATCTCGGCGTCCATCGAGGCCGGGAACACGCTTCCGCTCGCGGAAATCCCGGAAGGCGTCCCGGTCTGTAACGTCGAGGCCAACCCCGGCGACGGTGGGCGGTTCGCCCGCGCGTCGGGTGTCTCGGCACAGTTGATGAGCCACGACCGCTCGGTCGCGGTCGTGCAGTTGCCCAGCGGTGAAGTCAAACGCCTCGACCCGGACTGTCGGGCGACCATCGGCGTCGTCGCCGGTGGCGGCCGGACGGAGAAGCCGATGGTCAAGGCCGGCAACAAGCATCACAAGATGAAGGCACGCGGGACGAAGTGGCCGAACGTGCGCGGTGTGGCGATGAACGCCGTCGACCACCCGTTCGGTGGTGGCGGACGCCAGCACCCCGGTCGGCCCAAGTCCGTCTCGCGGAACGCACCGCCGGGCCGGAAGGTCGGGGACATCTCCTCGCGCAAGACCGGTCGTGGCGGCAAGGGCGGTGACAGCCAATGA
- a CDS encoding RNA methyltransferase gives MTVSVLVPSSLTREAEDKREATRKLGYVARAAAVFRVDRLVVFPDSGAEGQFGGGFVETVLRYAATPPYLRKEVWGRRDELEYAGVLPPLRVTPRTGSGSDESGSLRQGIVTEVGSEGRVRVNCGLQHPVSLRVPDGTELGEGERVTIRVSSRRPVRARIVDEPLPGFDVVTADLSTELSRDDAGVRVATSRHGEQLTVTRLGEVVADASECGMTVAFGAPERGLPEILGVDADAVSAASEGGGETERELTASADDEPDGSRFDLWLNAVPNQGSGVVRTEEAMFAVLACLSLTE, from the coding sequence ATGACAGTCAGCGTACTCGTGCCGTCATCGCTGACCCGAGAAGCCGAGGACAAACGCGAGGCAACTCGCAAACTCGGTTACGTCGCCCGCGCGGCGGCGGTGTTTCGGGTCGACCGCTTGGTCGTCTTCCCCGATTCCGGGGCGGAGGGCCAGTTCGGTGGCGGGTTCGTCGAAACCGTGCTGCGGTACGCCGCCACGCCCCCCTACCTCCGAAAGGAGGTGTGGGGGCGGCGGGACGAACTAGAGTACGCGGGCGTCCTGCCGCCGCTCCGCGTGACACCACGGACCGGCTCCGGTTCTGACGAATCGGGGTCGTTAAGACAGGGAATCGTGACCGAGGTCGGATCTGAGGGGCGCGTTCGGGTCAATTGCGGACTGCAACACCCGGTCTCCCTCCGGGTTCCGGACGGTACGGAACTCGGCGAGGGGGAACGCGTAACCATCAGGGTCTCTTCGCGACGGCCGGTCCGTGCTCGCATCGTCGACGAGCCCCTTCCGGGGTTCGACGTTGTGACTGCGGACCTCTCGACGGAACTCTCGCGCGACGACGCAGGCGTTCGCGTCGCTACCTCGCGGCACGGCGAACAGCTCACAGTCACCCGACTGGGCGAGGTTGTCGCCGACGCCAGCGAGTGCGGGATGACGGTTGCGTTCGGCGCGCCCGAACGCGGCCTGCCGGAGATACTCGGCGTCGACGCCGACGCGGTGTCGGCGGCGTCCGAGGGCGGCGGAGAGACCGAGCGAGAACTGACGGCATCTGCCGACGACGAACCGGATGGGTCCCGGTTCGACCTCTGGCTCAATGCGGTTCCGAATCAAGGCAGCGGGGTCGTGCGAACCGAAGAAGCGATGTTCGCCGTCCTCGCGTGCCTCTCACTCACGGAGTGA